In the genome of Hyphobacterium sp. CCMP332, one region contains:
- a CDS encoding CusA/CzcA family heavy metal efflux RND transporter has protein sequence MIKQIISFSIRNKLIIALMTLALIIMGIWSALQVPIDAVPDITNNQVQIISQAPNLSTEDIEQFITYPVELAVANLPGITEIRSISRFGLSVVTVVFEDDMGIYLPRQLVAEKLSEIKDDIPEGFGKPSIGPITTGLGEIYQYTLEVDSNYRNQYSLTELRSIQDWLIRRQMAMCPGVIEVNAFGGYVKQYEIAIDPNELNAMGISLSDIFRALEQNNQNTGSAYIEKDHMANYIRGEGLLRTVDDIENILVYNHANIPILIKDIAEVRIGHGIRYGAFTKNGQGEAVGGIILMMKGENSNQVIKNVKERMAKIEKSLPEGISIKPFLDRTKLIQNTTKTVATNLSEGALIVIFVLVFLLGNWRGGIIVASVIPLSLLFAFILMNAFDVWANLMSLGAIDFGIIVDGAVIIVEGSVFMFQTRVLKGQNLSNSDKDDLTINSSTKMMNAAFFGQLIILIVFLPILALEGIEGKMFKPMALTFIFAMMGVMLLCLTYVPMMSSYFVKVSKNPKRGYGDRFINWLEDKYESTLNRAMRWRSMVIISALILLAASVFLFNRIGGEFIPKLDEGDIAFHDLLRPGSSLTEGIEVTTKVEKLILDNFPEAEQVLSRIGVSDVPIDLMPMDAADCFIILKPKKEWTSAESKEELIEKIKAKLLTVPGVNYEFTQPIEMRFNELMTGVREDLAIKLYGEDMDILAAKAEEISALISNINGVGDVKVEPISGLPQITIKYNRSKLAQYGLNISEVNRIVESSVAGLKSGTIYEGERRFDLVIRFHEENRKDIEDIRNLFVNLPEGQQIPLRIIADINYKSGPMQISRDDTNRRTYVGVNVRGRDIQSLVDEISRKLDRSLDLPAGYFIRYGGTFENLQKATQRLKIVVPISLALIFILIFFALGSLKQSAMIYIAIPLAAIGGVFSLWLRDMPFSISAGIGFIVLFGIAVLNGLVLISAWNELKEEGISDLNERIINGARRRIRPILLTASTDILGFLPMALSTSAGAEVQRPLATVVIGGMISATLLTLIVLPLLYKWIEEKKKMNFTARPILMALFLIISLPAISQNSADKVLSLEQAIEIAVSNNGDLQASENRILIAEEARKGAISLPKTDFGVQYGQYNSADDELAWQLNQTFAFPTVYSRQRQLAISEIESKKLSYDMDLNELKFKVRSSWYRLSYLNEKLNILLFQDSLSQDFQRASESRYKTEASSLLEKMTAETQVMEISNRVFMLQSDIEIEKARLLILLNSSTHKDVAISIEEKRDYQYLLDSKPDDQNPGLLLRNWEIQKAAINRKAKSSTYLPEFRIGYFNNSLKGVTLSNGELANSSQRFDGFQAGILIPVFYNNIRSDVRKAKLDQKIAEIKAEYYSHTLDNHFNQQLQEIRKFENSLNYYQEKALPQARLIIKTAQKSYDLDAIGYLEYFQNVDRALQLKYEYLENLNYYNQAVIRLEYIYGK, from the coding sequence ATGATTAAACAAATCATCTCTTTTTCCATAAGGAATAAGCTGATAATCGCATTAATGACCCTGGCTTTGATCATTATGGGGATTTGGAGTGCATTGCAGGTACCTATCGATGCTGTTCCCGATATTACCAACAATCAGGTACAGATCATCTCTCAGGCACCCAATCTTTCAACAGAAGACATAGAACAGTTTATCACCTATCCGGTTGAATTGGCCGTGGCAAATTTACCTGGCATCACAGAAATTCGATCCATTTCAAGATTTGGCCTCTCTGTGGTAACTGTAGTTTTTGAAGATGATATGGGAATTTACCTGCCAAGACAATTGGTGGCCGAAAAATTATCTGAAATCAAAGATGATATTCCGGAAGGCTTTGGAAAACCCTCAATTGGGCCAATTACCACAGGTTTAGGAGAAATTTATCAATACACGTTGGAAGTCGATTCCAATTATAGAAATCAATACAGTTTAACCGAACTCAGAAGTATTCAGGATTGGCTAATTAGAAGACAAATGGCGATGTGTCCGGGAGTTATCGAAGTAAATGCTTTTGGAGGATATGTCAAACAATATGAAATCGCAATTGATCCCAATGAACTCAATGCAATGGGCATATCGCTAAGTGATATTTTTAGGGCTTTAGAGCAAAACAATCAAAATACCGGTTCTGCCTATATCGAAAAGGATCATATGGCCAATTATATAAGAGGAGAGGGGCTTTTGAGGACTGTTGATGATATTGAGAATATTTTGGTCTATAATCATGCCAATATTCCCATTTTAATTAAAGACATAGCAGAAGTTCGAATAGGTCATGGCATTCGCTATGGCGCTTTTACCAAAAATGGTCAGGGAGAAGCCGTAGGAGGAATAATACTCATGATGAAAGGTGAAAACTCGAATCAGGTGATCAAAAATGTAAAGGAAAGGATGGCTAAAATTGAAAAATCCTTACCTGAAGGCATCAGTATTAAGCCCTTTCTCGATAGAACCAAACTTATACAGAACACCACAAAAACCGTAGCCACCAATTTATCAGAAGGTGCTCTCATAGTCATTTTTGTTTTGGTCTTTCTTCTTGGCAATTGGAGAGGAGGTATAATCGTAGCTTCGGTCATTCCATTGTCATTGCTTTTTGCTTTTATACTGATGAATGCTTTCGATGTGTGGGCCAATCTTATGAGCCTAGGAGCCATTGATTTTGGAATAATTGTGGATGGGGCCGTAATCATCGTGGAAGGAAGCGTATTTATGTTTCAGACAAGAGTCTTAAAAGGTCAAAACCTGAGCAATTCCGATAAAGATGACTTAACGATAAATTCATCGACAAAAATGATGAATGCTGCATTCTTTGGCCAGTTGATTATTCTCATTGTTTTTCTCCCAATCCTAGCCCTGGAGGGAATAGAAGGTAAAATGTTCAAGCCAATGGCTCTGACCTTTATTTTTGCTATGATGGGCGTGATGCTTCTCTGTCTGACTTATGTTCCTATGATGAGTTCCTATTTTGTAAAAGTCTCAAAAAACCCCAAACGAGGATATGGCGATAGGTTTATTAATTGGCTAGAGGACAAATACGAATCTACTTTGAACAGAGCCATGCGATGGCGTTCTATGGTAATCATTTCAGCTTTAATTTTATTGGCTGCATCGGTATTTTTATTTAATAGGATTGGAGGAGAATTTATTCCAAAACTCGATGAAGGTGATATTGCCTTTCACGATCTACTGAGGCCTGGTAGTTCATTGACTGAAGGCATTGAAGTCACTACAAAAGTTGAAAAACTTATTTTAGATAATTTCCCTGAAGCAGAACAGGTATTAAGTAGAATTGGTGTTTCTGACGTACCAATTGATCTTATGCCAATGGATGCGGCCGACTGTTTTATAATATTAAAACCTAAAAAGGAGTGGACAAGCGCAGAAAGCAAGGAAGAGCTGATTGAAAAGATCAAAGCAAAACTACTGACTGTTCCTGGGGTTAATTACGAATTTACCCAACCTATAGAAATGCGTTTTAATGAATTGATGACCGGCGTAAGAGAGGATTTGGCCATAAAACTTTACGGTGAAGACATGGATATTCTCGCTGCCAAAGCGGAAGAAATCTCTGCCTTAATTTCAAATATAAACGGTGTTGGCGATGTTAAAGTGGAACCGATCAGTGGTCTTCCACAAATTACAATCAAGTACAACCGATCTAAATTGGCCCAATACGGTCTAAATATTTCAGAGGTAAACAGAATTGTTGAAAGCAGCGTAGCCGGGCTTAAAAGCGGCACTATTTACGAAGGTGAAAGGCGTTTTGATTTAGTAATTCGCTTTCATGAGGAAAATCGAAAGGATATAGAAGATATAAGAAACCTATTTGTCAATCTTCCGGAAGGTCAGCAAATTCCATTGAGAATTATTGCAGATATAAATTATAAAAGCGGACCGATGCAAATCAGCAGAGATGATACCAATCGCAGAACTTATGTTGGCGTTAATGTTCGGGGAAGGGATATACAATCACTTGTTGATGAAATCAGCCGTAAGTTGGATCGTTCACTCGATTTACCTGCCGGTTATTTTATTCGTTATGGCGGAACTTTTGAGAATCTTCAAAAAGCTACGCAGCGACTTAAAATAGTGGTTCCCATATCGCTGGCGCTTATTTTTATATTGATATTTTTCGCCTTAGGCTCTCTTAAACAGTCCGCAATGATTTATATAGCAATTCCTCTGGCAGCAATTGGAGGTGTTTTCTCATTGTGGCTGAGGGATATGCCCTTTAGTATCTCTGCGGGAATTGGCTTTATTGTATTATTTGGAATAGCTGTATTAAATGGCCTGGTTCTGATCTCGGCCTGGAATGAATTAAAAGAAGAAGGTATTTCAGATTTAAATGAAAGAATTATAAATGGTGCAAGAAGACGAATTCGGCCTATCTTGTTGACGGCATCTACTGATATCTTGGGTTTTTTACCCATGGCATTGTCAACATCGGCAGGAGCAGAAGTTCAAAGACCCCTGGCTACTGTTGTTATAGGTGGGATGATATCTGCTACCTTATTGACTTTGATCGTGTTACCTTTATTATATAAATGGATTGAAGAGAAAAAGAAAATGAATTTTACGGCCAGGCCAATATTGATGGCGCTGTTTTTAATTATTTCCTTACCGGCGATTTCCCAAAATTCTGCGGATAAGGTTTTGAGCCTTGAACAGGCAATTGAAATTGCAGTAAGTAATAATGGGGATCTTCAGGCATCAGAAAATCGCATATTGATAGCGGAAGAAGCCAGGAAAGGGGCAATCAGTTTACCTAAAACTGACTTTGGAGTTCAATACGGACAATACAATAGTGCTGATGATGAACTGGCTTGGCAGCTGAATCAAACTTTTGCCTTTCCAACGGTTTACAGCAGGCAGCGGCAGTTGGCTATTTCCGAAATTGAAAGTAAAAAATTGAGCTATGACATGGATTTGAATGAATTGAAATTCAAGGTCCGATCCTCTTGGTACAGACTTTCTTATCTCAATGAAAAATTGAACATTTTACTTTTTCAAGACTCTCTTAGTCAGGATTTTCAACGCGCAAGTGAAAGCAGGTATAAGACTGAGGCATCCTCTTTATTAGAAAAAATGACAGCTGAAACTCAGGTGATGGAAATATCTAACAGAGTGTTTATGTTGCAATCGGACATTGAAATTGAAAAGGCGCGCTTACTTATTTTATTAAACAGCAGCACTCATAAGGATGTGGCAATCTCAATTGAAGAAAAAAGGGACTATCAATATTTACTTGATTCAAAGCCCGATGATCAAAACCCGGGATTATTATTGCGCAATTGGGAAATTCAGAAAGCCGCGATAAATCGAAAAGCTAAATCGAGCACATATTTACCAGAATTCAGGATAGGCTATTTTAACAATTCGCTTAAGGGTGTTACACTTTCAAATGGAGAATTGGCGAATTCATCACAGCGATTTGACGGATTTCAGGCGGGGATTTTAATTCCAGTATTTTACAATAATATAAGGTCAGATGTTCGCAAAGCTAAATTGGATCAAAAAATTGCAGAAATAAAAGCTGAATATTATTCTCATACATTAGACAATCACTTTAATCAACAATTACAAGAGATTAGAAAATTTGAAAACAGTTTAAATTATTATCAGGAAAAAGCATTGCCACAGGCGCGTCTGATCATTAAAACAGCGCAAAAAAGTTATGATCTGGATGCCATCGGTTATTTGGAGTACTTCCAAAATGTTGACAGGGCATTGCAACTCAAATATGAGTATTTGGAAAATTTGAATTATTACAATCAGGCCGTTATCCGCCTTGAATATATTTACGGTAAATAA
- a CDS encoding TonB-dependent receptor — protein MISKIKIIILFSIALTLNWQGAMAQRTSVSGKITSAQKGLEFVAIQILNTNHFALSDSSGQFRIDSIDPGSYTIRFKALGFKDVEMPLILDENEMMNIEMTEDRLQLNEVVISGTRYELDKRESPVIVNVLKPRTLEATQSMAISEGLNYQPGVRVETNCQNCGFTQVRLNGLDGAYSQILINNRSVYSALNGVYGLDQIPSNIVERVEIVRSGGSALYGSNAIAGTINVITREPLFNAWRIANNTAFIDGTKLDNTTNFNASLVNDELKSGITIYGMKRMREAFDANHDGFSEITNLSTNVFGSKAFYKPHENSKLSVDFSLINEKRRGGDRLDLEPHLTDITEKLQHNTAFYGLSYDHFLDKKKRQKLSSYVSGQLTKRDSYYGGLGGGRTSEDSILALNAYGNTKDAALVTGIMYKIGFANKNTLVFGSEYQYNEVKDIIPGYNRLVDQKVNTSGFYSQFEFQASANLKILSGLRYDLSKVEGQYKLQSIERSSEVDLGILSPRITLFYNLLNQLQFRAGYARGFRAPQAFNEDLHISSVAGEARFVILSDNLEKELSDAYTASLNFNSKDSRIQSQFLVEGFYTILRKPFTIINSGQRLPNGSIVEELSNGNDAIVRGVNLELNFSPHREFRFENGFTIQESSYRSSQIIYEPNNSSSDAKVSTDRFLRNPNLYGYSSINWKPVENFSTDISSNYTGEMIIPKVVSPEGKIDLIKSNPFIDSNIKFSYHFDLKNDLRLELAIGVQNIFNSYQEDFSRGPQRDSDYIYGPARPRTYFIGINLGNYH, from the coding sequence ATGATTAGCAAGATCAAAATAATTATTTTATTTTCAATTGCCCTGACCTTAAATTGGCAGGGAGCTATGGCACAAAGAACCTCAGTGTCCGGAAAAATCACATCCGCTCAAAAAGGGCTTGAATTTGTAGCCATTCAAATTCTAAATACTAATCATTTTGCGTTGAGCGATTCAAGCGGTCAATTCAGGATAGATTCTATCGATCCGGGTTCATACACAATTCGATTCAAAGCTCTGGGATTTAAAGACGTAGAAATGCCGCTCATTTTAGATGAGAATGAAATGATGAATATTGAAATGACTGAAGATCGCCTGCAACTCAATGAGGTGGTCATAAGCGGTACAAGATATGAGTTGGACAAAAGGGAATCACCTGTAATAGTCAATGTTTTAAAACCGAGAACATTAGAGGCAACGCAATCCATGGCCATTTCCGAAGGGCTCAATTATCAACCGGGTGTTAGGGTAGAAACCAATTGCCAGAATTGCGGATTTACTCAAGTAAGGCTCAATGGGCTGGATGGGGCTTATTCACAAATTTTGATTAACAATCGTTCGGTTTACAGCGCCCTTAATGGTGTTTATGGGCTGGATCAAATTCCCAGCAATATCGTGGAACGCGTGGAAATTGTTAGAAGTGGCGGGTCAGCACTATACGGATCCAATGCTATTGCGGGGACAATCAATGTTATAACAAGAGAACCTCTATTCAATGCCTGGAGAATTGCCAATAACACTGCATTCATTGATGGTACAAAATTAGACAATACAACAAATTTTAATGCTTCATTGGTAAATGATGAATTGAAATCCGGTATAACAATTTACGGGATGAAAAGAATGCGTGAGGCTTTTGATGCCAATCATGATGGTTTTTCTGAAATAACAAATCTTTCTACCAATGTCTTTGGTTCCAAAGCTTTTTATAAACCTCATGAAAACTCAAAATTGAGCGTTGATTTTAGTCTAATCAATGAAAAAAGGAGGGGAGGTGATCGTCTTGATTTAGAACCACATTTAACCGACATCACTGAAAAACTCCAACACAATACTGCTTTTTACGGACTGAGCTATGATCATTTTCTCGACAAAAAAAAGAGACAGAAATTGAGCAGCTATGTTTCCGGTCAATTAACAAAACGAGACAGTTATTATGGTGGGCTTGGTGGTGGAAGGACAAGTGAGGATAGTATTCTGGCATTAAACGCCTATGGAAATACAAAAGACGCCGCATTGGTGACAGGCATTATGTATAAGATCGGATTTGCAAATAAAAATACATTAGTCTTTGGATCAGAATATCAATACAATGAAGTGAAAGATATAATCCCCGGCTATAATAGATTGGTGGATCAAAAAGTAAATACAAGTGGTTTTTATTCTCAATTTGAGTTTCAGGCCAGTGCAAATTTGAAAATTCTTTCAGGATTGAGGTACGATCTGAGCAAAGTGGAGGGTCAGTACAAATTACAATCCATTGAGAGGAGTTCAGAAGTAGACCTGGGTATTCTAAGTCCGAGAATTACTCTGTTCTACAATTTATTAAACCAGTTGCAATTTCGGGCCGGATATGCAAGAGGTTTTAGGGCTCCACAGGCTTTTAACGAAGATTTACACATATCCTCTGTTGCCGGAGAAGCGCGTTTTGTCATTTTGAGCGATAATCTGGAAAAGGAGCTTTCTGATGCGTATACCGCTTCATTGAACTTTAACAGTAAAGATTCAAGAATTCAAAGTCAATTTCTTGTCGAAGGTTTTTATACTATTTTGAGAAAGCCATTTACAATTATAAACAGCGGGCAAAGATTGCCAAACGGATCAATCGTGGAGGAGCTGAGCAATGGTAATGATGCCATTGTTAGAGGCGTTAATCTGGAACTAAATTTTAGTCCTCATCGGGAATTCCGTTTTGAAAATGGTTTTACAATCCAGGAATCTTCCTATCGCAGCAGTCAGATTATTTATGAACCGAATAATAGTTCTTCCGATGCAAAAGTAAGTACCGATCGGTTTCTGCGTAACCCAAATTTATACGGTTATTCATCTATTAATTGGAAACCAGTGGAAAATTTTTCGACAGATATTAGCAGTAACTATACGGGTGAAATGATCATTCCAAAAGTTGTTAGCCCTGAAGGCAAAATTGACTTGATAAAAAGCAATCCCTTTATTGACTCTAATATAAAATTTAGCTATCATTTTGATCTTAAAAATGACCTAAGACTCGAATTGGCTATAGGTGTTCAAAATATTTTTAATTCTTATCAGGAAGATTTTTCCAGAGGCCCTCAAAGGGATTCGGATTATATCTATGGACCTGCACGACCAAGAACCTATTTCATTGGGATAAACCTCGGCAATTATCATTAG
- a CDS encoding long-chain fatty acid--CoA ligase, with the protein MTTSRCFDFLHEQMDQFPLKDCMSFKMQGKWKKYSTADVISISNRLSHGLLSRGIKKGDKIAIISENRPEWLFVDHAIQQIGAVSVPLYPNAVANDYEYAFNHAGVKLVFFSTTEIGRKVENALGDKIEVHSFSFDKSGSFLHWENVLEDGDDSILEKSRAEVKPEDLFTIIYTSGTTGQSKGVMLSHNNVVSNTLSVGKRINIERGNSRILSFLPLCHIFERTASFFYLSAGISIYYAENIDTIGDNLREVKPHFFVTVPRLLEKVYEKIEAKGRDLSGIKKMLFYWAIGLGLKYEPNRNQGWWYNMQLALANKLIFSKWREALGGNVKIIGSGAAALQPKLARIFWAAKIKVIEAYGLTESSPGITVSLDTKEDIRIGCVGPAIEGVEVKIAEDGEILCKGPNVMMGYYKEPEKTAETIVDGWLHTGDVGELVEGKFLKITDRKKEIFKTSGGKYIAPQPIENQLKNSLLIDNAMVIGENEKFPATLLVPNFEELEKWAKRHNMKYSDSLDLLENENVLEKYQIELEKANKGLGQWEKIKAFRLTKTLWSIESGELTPTLKLKRRIIKEKHKDLIENIYSK; encoded by the coding sequence ATGACAACTTCAAGATGTTTTGACTTTCTCCATGAGCAGATGGACCAATTTCCCCTCAAAGATTGCATGTCATTTAAAATGCAGGGGAAATGGAAAAAGTACAGTACTGCAGATGTAATTTCAATTTCAAATCGCTTAAGTCATGGACTGCTGTCACGGGGAATTAAAAAGGGAGATAAAATAGCAATCATTTCCGAAAACAGGCCGGAATGGTTATTTGTTGATCATGCCATTCAGCAAATAGGTGCTGTTTCTGTCCCGCTATATCCTAATGCAGTAGCCAACGATTATGAATACGCATTTAACCATGCAGGTGTAAAACTGGTTTTCTTTTCAACAACTGAAATAGGAAGAAAAGTAGAAAATGCATTAGGTGACAAAATTGAAGTTCATTCATTTTCATTTGATAAATCAGGCTCCTTCCTACATTGGGAAAATGTGCTTGAAGATGGTGATGATTCAATCCTTGAAAAGTCGAGAGCAGAAGTAAAGCCAGAGGATTTATTTACAATAATTTATACTTCGGGAACCACCGGGCAGTCAAAAGGTGTCATGCTTTCACATAATAATGTAGTCAGCAATACATTATCTGTTGGGAAAAGAATTAATATCGAAAGAGGGAATTCAAGAATACTTAGCTTTTTACCGCTTTGTCATATTTTTGAACGTACAGCTTCATTTTTCTATTTATCCGCCGGTATATCGATTTACTATGCTGAAAATATTGATACCATTGGCGATAACCTTAGAGAGGTAAAACCACATTTTTTTGTAACCGTTCCGAGATTGCTTGAAAAAGTTTATGAAAAGATTGAAGCCAAGGGCCGAGACTTAAGCGGAATTAAAAAGATGTTATTTTATTGGGCCATTGGTCTGGGACTCAAATATGAGCCCAATAGGAATCAGGGTTGGTGGTACAATATGCAATTGGCTTTGGCCAATAAACTCATTTTTTCAAAATGGCGGGAAGCTCTTGGGGGAAATGTCAAAATTATAGGTTCAGGAGCTGCGGCCTTACAACCCAAATTGGCAAGAATATTTTGGGCCGCAAAAATAAAGGTGATTGAGGCCTATGGACTTACAGAATCCTCTCCGGGAATAACAGTGTCACTGGATACTAAAGAAGATATTAGAATAGGTTGTGTCGGGCCTGCAATTGAAGGTGTAGAAGTTAAAATAGCCGAAGATGGGGAAATTCTCTGCAAAGGTCCAAATGTGATGATGGGCTATTACAAAGAACCTGAAAAGACAGCCGAAACGATTGTCGATGGCTGGTTACATACAGGTGATGTTGGAGAACTGGTCGAAGGAAAATTTTTAAAAATTACCGATCGGAAAAAAGAAATATTTAAAACCTCAGGAGGCAAATACATAGCACCTCAACCCATTGAAAATCAACTTAAAAATTCATTGCTAATTGATAATGCCATGGTAATCGGGGAAAATGAAAAATTTCCGGCGACTTTGCTTGTGCCCAATTTTGAAGAATTAGAGAAATGGGCTAAAAGACACAATATGAAATATTCCGATTCCTTAGACCTTCTCGAAAACGAAAACGTATTGGAGAAATATCAGATCGAGTTGGAAAAAGCGAACAAGGGACTTGGTCAATGGGAGAAAATTAAGGCTTTTCGACTTACAAAGACTCTTTGGAGTATTGAAAGTGGTGAATTAACGCCTACGCTAAAACTAAAGCGAAGAATTATTAAGGAGAAACATAAAGATCTCATTGAAAACATCTATTCAAAGTAA
- a CDS encoding MarR family transcriptional regulator, with the protein MNQYQKFYSEIDLLLKAYRATLKNAFANEGIKISIDQWLVLNAIGKDEGISQKEIADITAKEPAAVMRMLDSMTEKDLIARIPTKEDRRKYQIILSREGRQIYSKLSKVVQEVNKRGLKQFDFDQLNILNAYCRQIKTDLKD; encoded by the coding sequence ATGAATCAATATCAAAAATTTTATTCTGAAATCGATCTGCTATTGAAAGCCTATCGTGCCACCTTAAAAAATGCCTTTGCAAATGAGGGGATAAAGATTTCTATTGATCAATGGCTGGTTTTAAATGCCATTGGTAAAGATGAGGGAATAAGTCAAAAGGAGATTGCGGATATTACAGCTAAAGAACCCGCAGCGGTTATGAGAATGCTGGATTCCATGACAGAAAAAGATTTAATTGCAAGGATTCCAACAAAAGAAGATCGAAGAAAGTACCAGATAATATTGAGCCGTGAAGGCAGACAAATCTATTCAAAACTCAGCAAGGTTGTACAAGAGGTCAATAAGAGAGGGTTGAAGCAGTTTGATTTTGACCAATTGAATATTTTAAATGCTTATTGCCGGCAAATTAAAACCGACTTAAAAGATTGA
- a CDS encoding PD40 domain-containing protein translates to MRIILLLNLLLIYSTKVFSQNPNTDIYIAEYSFDNGNFELNGLYNFTNRVGYDNQPFFHPENKWLYYSSIRNDGQSEVYRFEWENQKTYKVTQSYEDEFSPQLIPGRNSFSTVRVEFNQKQRLWSFDILNPEMPEVLFPEIERVGYSAWMDDDNLALFIVSPDEQSHELMHIKVANKEVKKVDSHIGRGFAVRPESNELLYVSKKDSSNWVLNLYSPSAESPELIAKALNSSDDYCWLNFNLIISGKGKAFYILDITDNKKEWISVLNLNDDIIGSIERIAIQPKYKRLAFVVNKKQ, encoded by the coding sequence ATGAGAATAATCTTATTGTTGAATCTGCTACTTATATATAGTACAAAGGTTTTTTCTCAAAATCCAAACACAGATATATATATTGCAGAATACAGTTTTGACAATGGTAATTTTGAACTCAATGGCCTTTATAATTTTACCAATAGGGTTGGTTATGACAATCAACCTTTTTTTCACCCTGAAAATAAATGGCTTTATTATTCTTCAATCAGAAACGATGGACAGAGTGAAGTTTACAGATTTGAATGGGAGAATCAGAAAACCTACAAGGTGACTCAAAGCTATGAAGACGAATTTTCTCCGCAGCTTATACCGGGAAGAAACTCTTTTAGCACAGTGAGAGTGGAATTCAATCAAAAACAACGACTCTGGTCATTTGACATCTTAAATCCTGAAATGCCTGAAGTTTTATTTCCGGAAATTGAAAGAGTGGGCTATTCGGCATGGATGGATGACGATAATCTGGCACTTTTTATTGTTTCACCTGATGAGCAATCTCATGAATTGATGCACATCAAAGTTGCAAATAAGGAGGTAAAAAAGGTCGATTCTCACATCGGACGTGGTTTTGCTGTAAGACCCGAAAGCAATGAACTGCTTTATGTATCAAAAAAAGATTCGTCTAATTGGGTTTTGAACTTATACAGTCCTTCCGCTGAGAGTCCTGAATTGATAGCGAAAGCACTTAATTCATCTGATGATTATTGTTGGTTGAATTTCAATTTGATAATTTCAGGTAAGGGAAAAGCTTTCTATATACTTGATATTACTGATAATAAAAAGGAATGGATTTCGGTCTTAAATTTGAATGATGATATAATTGGTTCAATAGAAAGAATCGCAATTCAGCCAAAATATAAACGTTTAGCATTCGTCGTAAATAAAAAACAATGA
- a CDS encoding D-tyrosyl-tRNA(Tyr) deacylase translates to MIALIQRVLEAECRIDSKVFSRINKGLLVFIGIEERDSEEDVKWLSNKIVNMRIFSDEEDKMNLSCPDVNGECLLISQFTLHASTKKGNRPSFIKAAKPEKAISLYEKMIIQLNSLGLKTLSGEFGADMKISLINDGPVTIIIDSQNKI, encoded by the coding sequence GTGATAGCTCTTATTCAGAGAGTACTTGAAGCAGAATGCCGTATAGATTCCAAAGTATTTTCAAGAATCAACAAGGGATTATTGGTTTTTATTGGAATTGAGGAGAGAGATAGCGAAGAAGATGTAAAATGGCTGTCTAATAAGATCGTCAATATGAGAATCTTTTCTGATGAAGAAGACAAAATGAATCTTTCTTGTCCCGATGTGAATGGTGAATGCCTTTTAATTTCACAATTTACTTTACATGCCAGTACCAAAAAAGGTAACAGACCTTCATTTATCAAAGCTGCCAAACCCGAAAAAGCAATCTCGCTTTATGAAAAAATGATTATTCAGTTAAATTCCCTGGGCTTAAAAACCCTGAGCGGTGAATTTGGAGCAGACATGAAGATTTCTTTAATCAATGATGGGCCGGTGACAATAATTATAGATTCTCAGAATAAAATCTAA